From one Dama dama isolate Ldn47 chromosome 4, ASM3311817v1, whole genome shotgun sequence genomic stretch:
- the LOC133051487 gene encoding actin-related protein 2/3 complex subunit 3-like: MPAYHSSLMDPDTKLIGNRALLPIRSQFKGPAPRETKETDIVDEAIYYFKANVFFKNYEIKNEADRTLIYITLYISECLKKLQKCNSKSQGEKEMYTLGIINFPIPGEPGFPLNTIYTKPANKQENAVMKAYLQELRQETGLRFCEKVFDSQNDKPSKW; this comes from the coding sequence ATGCCGGCTTACCACTCTTCCCTCATGGACCCTGACACCAAACTCATTGGAAACAGGGCACTGTTGCCCATCAGAAGTCAATTCAAAGGACCTGCCCCtagagagacaaaagagacagATATTGTGGATGAAGCTATCTATTACTTTAAGGCCAATGTCTTCTTCAAAAACTATGAAATTAAGAATGAAGCCGATAGGACCTTGATATATATAACTCTCTACATTTCTGAGTGTCTAAAGAAACTCCAAAAGTGCAATTCTAAAAGCCAAGGCGAGAAAGAAATGTATACACTGGGAATCATTAATTTTCCCATTCCGGGGGAGCCTGGTTTTCCACTTAATACCATTTACACCAAACCtgcaaacaaacaggaaaatgcAGTGATGAAGGCCTACTTACAAGAGCTGAGGCAAGAGACTGGACTGAGATTTTGTGAGAAAGTTTTTGACTCTCAGAATGATAAACCCAGCAAGTGGTGA
- the LOC133055123 gene encoding nascent polypeptide-associated complex subunit alpha, muscle-specific form-like — MSPNYSPRRSSPGGSPTPRQAATPGQADLAAPPASQPRSERAGRKFLLAGPQDGAHLPPSHLTLRDSGRLTGGPSTPFGTPSFPSPTGVWPRPGPLWGPVFLADRPARKRSPRQQLSRGKAAVPKPAIPNVRVPATPGRARSLGFAGFSPPPPHKLHPSRRPGSAPVEPPFCTVSRLAAQRSPWQRVACAIPNGIEPVLSAMGTLDHWTTGPPGSPGTSVFN, encoded by the exons ATGAGCCCAAACTACTC GCCGCGGCGCAGCTCCCCAGGAGGGTCTCCCACTCCTAGACAGGCTGCCACCCCAGGCCAGGCTGACCTTGCCGCGCCTCCCGCCTCCCAGCCGAGGAGCGAGCGCGCGGGCAGGAAGTTCCTCCTCGCCGGCCCCCAGGATGGGGCCCACCTTCCCCCTTCTCATCTTACACTCCGGGACTCGGGAAGACTGACAGGGGGGCCGTCCACTCCCTTCGGGACGCCCtcattcccctcccccacaggggTGTGGCCGCGCCCCGGGCCTCTCTGGGGCCCCGTCTTCCTAGCCGATCGCCCCGCGCGGAAACGAAGCCCACGTCAGCAGCTTTCCCGGGGAAAGGCGGCCGTTCCCAAACCTGCCATCCCAAACGTGCGGGTTCCAGCCACTCCCGGAAG agCCAGGTCGTTAGGCTTCGCTgggttttctcctcctcctcctcacaaaCTCCATCCCAGTCGCCGCCCGGGCTCAGCCCCCGTCGAGCCTCCCTTTTGCACAGTTTCTCGCCTCGCCGCCCAGCGGTCTCCATGGCAACGAG TGGCATGTGCCATCCCAAacgggattgaacctgtgctctctgCCATGGGAACActggaccactggaccactggaccaccagggagtccagGAACAAGTGTGTTCaactaa
- the PNMA8C gene encoding LOW QUALITY PROTEIN: paraneoplastic antigen-like protein 8C (The sequence of the model RefSeq protein was modified relative to this genomic sequence to represent the inferred CDS: inserted 1 base in 1 codon; substituted 2 bases at 2 genomic stop codons): MGRAKGISDQGGQTGPSEASPFTFERGIMDNFLDSRGSSGVHQQAYFPLGELGKMLFGGKDIALLEHGCQALEVNSYKSLMVRGIPEDCNHENFEEIISPLPQPXNFEVAGKAFVEEESSRAATFRLAEDINYAVIPGEIKGKGRTWSVVYMPQKQFLTKLTLFLQSEGGTVEDVSGVLRQELRPXSDGPRELPARKCYVXGPGKKPGAGATDWVVEVPPLDSPEKESKAGGGKKGKGKHKKNRRQHHASNKEL, from the exons ATGGGCAGGGCCAAGGGCATCTCTGACCAAGGTGGACAAACTGGGCCCTCTGAGGcctctcctttcacctttgagcGTGGCATCATGGATAACTTTTTGGATTCCCGAGGCAGCTCAGGTGTGCACCAGCAGGCATACTTTCCCCTCGGAGAGCTGGGCAAGATGTTGTTTGGGGGCAAGGACATTGCACTGTTGGAGCATGGATGCCAGGCCCTTGAGGTGAACAGTTACAAGTCCCTGATGGTCCGGGGTATCCCGGAAGACTGCAATCATGAGAACTTTGAAGAGATCATAAGCCCCCTGCCCCAACCCTAAAACTTTGAAGTGGCTGGGAAGGCCTTTGTGGAAGAAGAGAGCTCTAGGGCAGCCACCTTTAGGCTGGCTGAGGACATCAATTACGCCGTGATCCCCGGGGAAATCAAGGGCAAGGGCAGAACTTGGAGCGTGGTCTACATGCCCCAGAAGCAGTTCCTGACCAAGCTGACCCTCTTCCTGCAGAGCGAGGGCGGGACGGTGGAGGATGTGTCCGGGGTCTTGAGACAGGAACTGCGTC ACAGTGATGGCCCCAGAGAGCTTCCTGCCAGGAAGTGCTATGTGTAGGGGCCAGGGAAGAAGCCGGGGGCTGGGGCCACCGACTGGGTGGTCGAAGTGCCACCTCTGGACTCCCCAGAGAAGGAGAGCAAGGCTGGAGGTGGCAAGAAAGGCAAGGGGAAGCACAAGAAAAACCGTCGACAGCATCACGCATCTAACAAGGAGCTGTGA
- the CCDC8 gene encoding coiled-coil domain-containing protein 8, whose translation MLQIGEDVDYLLIPREVRLAGGVWRVISKPATKEAEFRERLIQFLEEEGRTLEDVARIIEKSTPHPPQPPRKPKEPRVRRRVQQMVTPPPRLVVGTYDSSNASDSEFSDFETSRNKADKGRKGAGSGRKVRKMPVSYLGSKFLGSDLESEDDEELVEAFLRRGEKKASAPPPRRRVNLPVPMFDDSPGPQQSKADRWRECVSQVSWGKLKRRVKGWAPKSSPGVGEARQASTRVERDSASVPGSASLGCNVGNARDGRVPETPPRRWRPQINWASFRRRRREETASRAHGEEAADEQRVEAVNNQRGEAIDNQRVEAIDNQRVEAVGNQRGEAVDNQRAGPIAVQEAEAVDNQRADALAVPGAEAIPVQGVEALDNQRAEAPADQRAEAAEDPRAEVLVVQGAEAGPDGVEAGSVQRAEAACNQRAETPAVQEAESSAAARATGATAGARTRKPVKTVRFQTPGRFSWFRKRQRAFWHTPRLPTLPKRVPRAGEARSLRVLRAEARAGADHEEQEDQL comes from the coding sequence ATGCTGCAGATTGGGGAAGACGTGGACTATCTGCTCATCCCCCGCGAGGTCCGGCTGGCCGGAGGCGTCTGGAGGGTCATCTCCAAGCCGGCCACCAAGGAGGCGGAATTTCGGGAACGGCTGATCCAGTTTCTGGAAGAAGAAGGCCGCACCCTGGAGGACGTGGCCCGCATCATCGAGAAGAGCACCCCGCATCCACCCCAGCCCCCCAGAAAGCCTAAGGAGCCCCGAGTGAGGAGGAGAGTCCAGCAGATGGTGACCCCACCCCCGCGGCTGGTCGTGGGCACGTACGACAGCAGTAACGCCAGCGACAGCGAGTTCAGCGACTTCGAGACTTCCAGGAACAAGGCTGACAAGGGCCGCAAAGGCGCCGGCAGTGGCAGGAAGGTGCGCAAAATGCCCGTCAGTTACCTGGGTAGCAAGTTCCTCGGGAGCGACCTGGAGAGCGAGGATGATGAGGAACTGGTGGAGGCCTTCCTCCGGCGAGGGGAGAAGAAAGCCAGCGCACCGCCTCCCCGCCGACGGGTGAACCTGCCCGTGCCCATGTTTGACGACAGCCCGGGGCCCCAGCAGTCCAAAGCGGACAGGTGGCGGGAGTGTGTCAGCCAGGTGTCCTGGGGGAAGCTGAAGCGGAGGGTGAAGGGCTGGGCACCGAAGTCCAGCCCCGGGGTGGGCGAGGCCAGGCAGGCCTCTACCAGGGTGGAGAGGGACAGCGCATCGGTGCCAGGCAGCGCCAGCCTGGGGTGTAACGTGGGAAATGCACGAGATGGGCGGGTGCCTGAGACCCCCCCAAGGCGATGGAGGCCCCAGATCAACTGGGCTTCCTTCAGACGTCGCAGGAGGGAGGAAACAGCATCCAGAGCTCATGGGGAAGAGGCTGCAGATGAGCAGAGGGTGGAGGCTGTAAATAATCAGAGGGGGGAAGCCATAGATAATCAGAGGGTGGAGGCTATAGATAATCAGAGGGTGGAGGCTGTAGGTAATCAGAGGGGGGAGGCAGTAGATAATCAGAGAGCAGGGCCCATAGCTGTCCAGGAGGCAGAGGCTGTGGATAATCAGAGAGCAGATGCCCTGGCTGTCCCAGGAGCAGAGGCCATACCTGTCCAAGGGGTAGAGGCCCTGGACAATCAGAGGGCAGAGGCCCCGGCTGACCAGAGGGCAGAAGCTGCAGAGGATCCGAGGGCAGAGGTCCTGGTTGTCCAGGGAGCAGAGGCCGGACCTGATGGGGTAGAAGCTGGATCGGTCCAGAGGGCAGAAGCTGCCTGTAATCAGAGGGCCGAGACCCCGGCTGTCCAGGAGGCTGAATCCTCAGCTGCCGCAAGGGCCACAGGGGCCACCGCAGGAGCTCGAACCCGGAAACCAGTCAAGACAGTGAGGTTCCAGACCCCCGGACGTTTTTCATGGTTTCGGAAGCGCCAGAGAGCCTTCTGGCACACTCCCCGGTTGCCCACGCTACCCAAGAGAGTCCCCAGGGCAGGCGAGGCCAGGAGCCTCAGGGTCCTGCGGGCCGAGGCCAGAGCAGGGGCAGACCATGAAGAGCAAGAGGATCAGCTGTGA
- the PNMA8B gene encoding LOW QUALITY PROTEIN: paraneoplastic antigen-like protein 8B (The sequence of the model RefSeq protein was modified relative to this genomic sequence to represent the inferred CDS: inserted 6 bases in 4 codons; deleted 6 bases in 5 codons; substituted 5 bases at 5 genomic stop codons), protein MVTRPSWEQGKPVCAGAGPSSCLPAELQTERRAHGQTWPRLGDGDAPFPAALGPAALFQGGICLGPRSPCAPRAPSCPAISARGGTVATGPPGGLMQGAGPGRTRGLPENVEPAAIQAVLQPVFLPQGTFGLRSARAMRVEKAKATVMEFVEKINHGAIPRQXPGRDGVWRVLCKESAWDTRVLRQMRRWLLYELLPPREAAVARVSGDRSTPPALETQARGXEPAVRQADLAPGAAKDARTSGHRDRXNGTRGSRWTQKGKKRDCGGRPSTAGKRESEDSSEESLGLVIQEMDREGLSGDEGHSMLQAAEEEEGSTDRPYWRHVVGDTSDEETTDKDASQSESQENGDQENPEFVAIVAYTDPSAQDEVLKIASVMESXWAEGQGRQETLLQVLSVMAEDTSXNHVKVQEAGRQVATEVLRKANDSTCWNECVSTKTEPQTPPPKGKKAPRGPLGSWGDEEEDGGGLLELAALPETXDVAEVMRGKKEKVWEGGRLIFSKGHLGEALALQAARGNRXSEEAXDTGSEEALEGAESEESESEDPAARKPLAKRARTACRALGRAGGVSSRPVRDPQSPRGGERRPRLEGRRPETKTQEEAAGSKSRKERAGAGTQAEAGXRAQPPAGSKSARGKKTGWGRRLHPMCS, encoded by the exons ATGGTGACGCGGCCCAGCTGGGAGCAGGGCAAGCCTGTGTGCGCAGGCGCAGGGCCGAGCAGCTGCCTCCCCGCAGAACTGCAGACTGAGCGAAGGGCGCACGGCCAGACGTGGCCGCGGCTGGGCGACGGGGACGCGCCTTTCCCAGCCGCTCTAG GCCCTGCGGCGCTGTTCCAGGGTGGCATTTGCCTAGGGCCCCGCAGCCCATGTGCGCCTCGGGCTCCCTCCTGCCCCGCGATCAGCGCCAGAGGCGGCACCGTGGCCACGGGCCCTCCGGGGGGACTGATGCAGGGGGCTGGCCCTGGACGTACACGGGGCCTCCCAGAGAACGTGGAGCCGGCGGCCATCCAAGCCGTCCTGCAGCcggtcttcctgccccagggcacGTTCGGGCTGAGGAGCGCCAGGGCCATGAGGGTCGAGAAGGCCAAGGCCACCGTGATGGAGTTTGTGGAGAAAATTAATCATGGCGCCATCCCCAGGC ATCCGGGCAGGGATGGCGTCTGGAGGGTTCTGTGCAAGGAAAGCGCATGGGACACGAGGGTCCTGAGGCAGATGAGACGGTGGCTGCTATATGAACTTCTC CCTCCCCGCGAGGCGGCAGTGGCCAGGGTCTCCGGAGACAGGTCCACCCCTCCCGCTTTGGAGACCCAGGCCCGCGGATAGGAGCCGGCGGTCAGGCAGGCTGACCTCGCTCCTGGTGCAGCCAAAGATGCTAGAACATCCGGTCATCGAGATCGCTGAAACGGAACCAGAGGCAGCAGATGGACCCAGAAGGGCAAGAAGAGGGACTGTGGAGGGCGGCCATCCACAGCGGGGAAGCGGGAGTCCGAAGACTCTTCTGAGGAGAGCCTGGGGCTCGTGATCCAGGAGATGGACCGGGAGGGCCTAAGCGGGGATGAGGGTCATAGCATGCTGCAGGCCGCTGAGGAGGA GGAGGGGTCGACTGATCGGCCATACTGGAGACACGTCGTGGGAGACACGTCGGATGAGGAGACCACGGACAAGGACGCCTCCCAAAGCGAGTCCCAGGAAAACGGGGATCAAGAaaatcctgagtttgtggccattGTGGCTTACACAGACCCCTCTGCCCAggacgaggtgttgaaaatcgCTTCAGTGATGGAGTC CTGggctgaaggacaaggaagacaaGAGACCCTGCTCCAGGTCCTGTCTGTCATGGCCGAGGACACCTC GAACCACGTGAAGGTGCAGGAGGCAGGCCGCCAGGTGGCCACCGAGGTCCTGAGGAAGGCCAACGACAGCACCTGCTGGAATGAGTGCGTCTCCACCAAGACTGAGCcccagaccccc cccccaaaggggAAGAAGGCTCCCCGAGGCCCCCTGGGGAGCTGGGGGGATGAGGAGGAAGATGGGGGA GGGCTCCTGGAGCTCGCGGCGCTCCCGGAGACCTAGGACGTGGCTGAGGtgatg aggggaaaaaaggaaaaggtctGGGAGGGCGGGAGGTTGATATTCTCCAAAGGCCACCTGGGGGAGGCCTTGGCGCTGCAGGCCGCCCGCGGGAACCGGTAGTCGGAGGAGGCTTAGGACACAGGCTCGGAGGAGGCTTTGGAGGGCGCGGAGAGCGAGGAGTCCGAGTCCGAGGACCCGGCGGCCAGGAAGCCCCTGGCC AAGCGGGCCCGCACGGCCTGCAGGGCCCTGGGTCGAGCAGGCGGCGTCAGCTCCCGCCCCGTCAGGGACCCGCAAAGCCCGAGAGGAGGGGAGCGGCGGCCGAGGCTGGAGGGGCGCCGTCCCGAGACGAAAACCCAGGAGGAAGCGGCGGGAAGCAAGAGCAGGAAGGAGCGCGCGGGAGCCGGGACGCAGGCCGAGGCCG CCAGGGCTCAGCCGCCCGCGGGCTCCAAGTCGGCGCGTGGGAAGAAGACGGGTTGGGGCAGGAGGCTGCACCCCATGTGCAGCTAG